In the bacterium genome, one interval contains:
- a CDS encoding PAS domain S-box protein has product MLAEVVVIVSVLLQFVAAILALRLIRTTNTRLAWSLIAIALIGMEIRRIMSLAAIHMGQGAEAHLQLEYELIGLVTSASLLGGIAAIKPIFIAIARMQEKIQRSEERYRTVVTQSLEGILIFEADTARVVESNPAFQEMIGYTAEELKKMNAFDLIAHDRAEIRENIEKIISMGSLGIGERSYMRKNGLKLSVLASASLLERKDGRPLICVVAHDLTEIKNAKLRLESTISELEDALDSVKTLEGLLPICANCKKIRQTAGNWVGIETYVKDHSNADFTHSICPDCISELYPGM; this is encoded by the coding sequence ATGCTCGCGGAAGTAGTAGTAATAGTTTCTGTGCTCCTCCAGTTTGTCGCCGCAATACTGGCTCTTCGCCTTATACGCACCACAAATACCCGCCTTGCCTGGTCTCTCATCGCCATCGCCCTCATCGGAATGGAGATTCGCCGCATTATGAGTCTCGCGGCGATTCACATGGGACAAGGCGCCGAAGCCCATCTTCAGCTCGAATATGAACTCATTGGTCTTGTCACCTCCGCCAGCCTACTCGGAGGCATAGCCGCGATAAAGCCGATCTTCATAGCAATAGCGCGGATGCAAGAAAAGATACAGAGAAGCGAAGAGCGCTACAGAACCGTCGTAACCCAGTCTCTGGAAGGAATCCTTATCTTTGAAGCCGACACCGCGAGGGTGGTTGAATCCAATCCGGCCTTTCAGGAAATGATCGGGTACACCGCCGAAGAATTGAAGAAAATGAACGCCTTCGACCTCATCGCCCACGACAGGGCGGAGATCCGGGAAAATATTGAAAAAATAATAAGCATGGGCTCTCTCGGAATCGGGGAGCGCAGTTACATGCGGAAAAACGGCTTGAAGCTCTCCGTGCTGGCAAGCGCTTCTCTTCTCGAACGCAAAGACGGCAGGCCCCTTATTTGCGTCGTCGCCCACGATCTTACCGAGATAAAAAACGCAAAGCTGAGACTCGAAAGCACCATAAGCGAACTCGAAGACGCTCTGGACAGCGTAAAAACCCTCGAAGGACTCCTCCCCATCTGCGCCAACTGCAAGAAAATCCGGCAGACCGCCGGGAACTGGGTAGGAATAGAAACCTACGTCAAAGACCACTCAAACGCCGATTTCACCCACTCGATCTGTCCCGACTGCATCTCCGAGCTTTATCCGGGAATGTAG